Part of the Phycodurus eques isolate BA_2022a chromosome 3, UOR_Pequ_1.1, whole genome shotgun sequence genome, GTGACCCGCCCTCACGTGACTAGTAGTTTTAGTCATGGCCGACGATTACAGGCGACAAGGCCTCGACTTGGAGAGAAGGATATTCGAGTTCGATGCCAAGTGTTCCGCTCTCAAAGCCGAGAAACAAGGTAACGCCCAAAACACTCTGGCCCTGATCCAATTCTTGCTCTCTGTCGGCGTCGCCCGGCAGCCGTGCTTCGAGTTTAGCCCGCTAACGTGCGAGCTGTTGTTAGCGTTATGGAATGTATCGTGCGATGCAACGTTTTAAACTTTTGGTAACCCGAATTAACAGACAGCACTATATGTATGCATCCCTGGATATAATATTGGAATTAACTGCGTAATAATGTGATTGTTCACCTCTGTTGATGGTTTTTGAATGTCAACAtacagaaacaaacatttggcGAGCGACTCGCCAGTGACGTTAGCCTAAATGTGACCGTTTACGTTTGTTATTTGATTACTACGctgctaatatttgttccaagtCCAGTGTTCGACTTCTGTTAGTTTTGTTCTGTTCGTAGTCATTTTcggtagatgttttttttcccattacgGTAGCACTGTGAAcacgtggttagcacatctgcgtcacagttacGAGTTTCTGGTTTCGAATGTCATgacaaattatttgtaaaaaaaaaaaaaaaagaacatgccaGCTAATTGACATGTTTCATGTACGTTAGGTTAATTAGTCATAgtaatgaatgtgtgtgtgtgtatgtgtgcatggtTAACATGTTTTTGTAGACCGTTATGATCACAAATACTCTTTACTagtgtatatttatttaacctGCAGTTAACAAGGTAGGGCCATgcagaacagattctcatttgcagtCCCGACCTCACTGCAGACACCAGAGTAAAACgaggcaaaataaaagcaaatgcaaaTAAAGACCTATGCAAATTGTAGAATGGCatatacacaaaacaaaacctatATCATATGCTCAAGAAATAACacaaagaataataattcaCCGTAGATTCCTACCCTTCCCTGAACCCTGTCAATAGATAGATGAACTGTTGATGGACGAGATGAGCTATGAGCAGTTTTGAGGGCACTGGGAACACAGAAGTCACGATTGCAGTGTACACTGATATTGTTACATTACTAAAGACAAATTACAACAATTACATTAAGGAAGTTTGACTATGTAgtgttgttatttgtttttacagtgttttactgtttttatgttttctatGGGAaagtttaaaataatacaaataacaaCATGGTAGCtgtagcatgtctgcctcacagtcgaaaGGTCCTACATTTGAATCTTGCCTCAGgctctcctgcttcctccaacattccaaaaacatatatgttcggttaattgaagactctaaattgcccaaatgtctgtctttatgtgccctgcaattagctTTTGACCAGTCCAAGATGTACTGCACTTCgtgaccaaagtcagctgggataggccccagttCACCCTTGACCCTGATGAAGacaagcactgtagaaaatggatgaatggttttTCACTTCTGCCAGTGAAGCATCTGCAACTAGTAATATTCTAACGTAATGTTTCTCCACAGATGATGACTATTTACAAAATGCATCTGTCATTCTGGACAAGTTGAAAAGCTATTACAGACAAGGAGGGGAGAGCAGCAGCCTTTCCAAGCTGCTTCAGGATTACACACAGGTAATTCACTGAAACAAACTTACGTTTGACAGGGAGTCCTCTGTTTACGGTTTGATCGAAGTGTATACgttcagttttatttcaaagggtTTTACCATTTACTATTCAgtaattgcagccatttacctGTGGAGTACCTTGAGAGGGCGTGAAAATAAATAAGGTATTGAacgatttaagattttttttgtctctgttaAGGTGATGGCGGCTGAGTCGACATTGACCAATtgatgtcttttttgttttgtttttgtttttacaactaACTAGCTGTCTGTGCAACTTTGCCTTCACCTCCAAACACAAGCTCACTATCCCTACCGTCTCGGTGTGCATTCGTCCACCCTCCAAATCCTATACCAATCACAAaggctcatccaatcacattgaGACCTTTATGGCGTCGCAGACAGTCGGAACATGAACTCAAAACACCAATTCGTATACCACAACTACAATTGCTACTCGCTACCGTAATAATAGTTTTACAAAAGGCACTGGGAAGAAGGGAATGCTTTGCAATGTTTTGTAGCAACCCTGCAGTTGAGTTATGTGGATTGTTGCCACAGGTCTATAAATTCCGACTGTCTGTACAGTCATGAAGGTGGTCTGGGTGTGATTTGTTGTTGGAGTGGTGTGAGTCAGGGTATGGAGGCGAGtggaaggaggaagaagagcgTATATATGCACGGACGGTGAAGGTTGAGCGAAACGCTAGTTAGATGGGGTTTTTTCGCCGTAGTTCCGGCTGACTTTACTGTTAATTTTCACAATGAATAGGTTTTTGGTCAACCAACGCATGTCCTCGTTTCATTGTCTAAGCAAATGCAACAATATATTCTGTCTTTTCTCTGTCACAAGAGGGCATTTGATAAATTCGCTAATTGGCGACTTATTTATTTGTCAGCTTCGGTAGCGAGTGCGTTTTCAGATTGGCATGCATAGCGCCTGTGCTCGTATGTTTGAGGATAGACTTGTCTATTTTACAAGTGACTGTGGTACCGGTctcattttgtcaaatatttctaCATACCTGAGCCATTTGCGTCTGTGCAATGTGTCTATGTTGTTAATGCCAAAACACATGATTGGTGATTAGTCAACCAAAGGCTAGAACTGTTATTGCAGAATGGTTAAAGATGtaattttcagttttaaaaaaagctttttgtcatgttaaaactgtctgtatgacttgacagtagaatatcattaaaatgatcttttgaaaaatcacccCTCTCTGGCACCATCTAATgcctatttattattttacaactgggAACGGCAGCACAAGAAGATCTATTAAGAGTGTAGTGATAGAAGGGGGGACAGAATAATCTGTCAATGATTTGCATACGGCAACCATGCACACGGAGGCTCGTTGGGTCGCACCGCAGCCTCTCGCAGAATAGTTTCTTGGCTGGATTCTTTAACTCCTcctagcaacaaaagttaaaagaaggaattggacagcttTGTACTTCAAATCAAAGGTAAAGACAAATAATGGTAGTTTGTGTCTTGTAggccagtggtccccaaccaccgggccACTGGCCATGTGGCACCGTGCCGCACAgtttttccaactttattttttgttgtacacGGACGGCTCCATAGCTGAGCTTGGAAAACCACCGTGTACGTCACGTCACCGTTCTCACTGATTCATCAATTAAGTTGATCGCctcatatatttttaattgattgtacattctgaggcggcacggtggacgactggttagaacgtcagcctgacagttctgaggactggggttcaaccccgcccccgcctgtgtggagtttgcatgttctcccgtgcctgtgtgggttttttccgggcactctggtttcctcccacatccaaaaaacatgcatggtaggttaattgacaactctaaattgcctgtaggtgtgaatgtgagtgcgaatggttgttggtttgtatgtgccctgcaattggctggcaaccagttcagggtgtaccccgcctcctgcccgatgataggctccagcatgcccgcgaccctaatcagaatcagaatcagaatcatctttatttgccaagcgatacagaaaatggatggatgtacattcTGAAAAATACAAGATCAAACCGATAACATTTCATGTAACGTCGTGCACTCACGGCCAACAGATGCACTCAGAGGTGGCCGGGGGAGCGTGACGATCTCGCTGGTTCTTTTTTGTCCATGTTTACTGAGCTGGGGGCGTCTCTTTGGGTAGAAAAGTGCAGCTGCGGGGGCAGGGACTGAAATGAGGCTACATAAAATATTGCTAAATATGCTATTGAACTGCATATTGTACTTTTAAGTTGATGCATCGACTAGTTGGTTCAACCCGTAGTAAGTACagcagtaactgagcgtgccttcttgtgcaaACTACTTAATTGCATCATGTTTGTAACCTTGAAATGACGTTACCATTGTAAAGCGAAGACCCCTTGCATGGTGAAGTACATTAacagtaaaaatgaataaacatgttgtttgtaCATCGTAGGTGATCCTAGATATCACATTTTACGAAGAGAACAAATTGGTGGATCAAGAGTTCCCAGAGGACTGTTCACCGTTTAAAATCCAGCAGCTCCTGCAAGACCTGACCGAGCCGGAAGTTCTGGTGGGGAGACTAGCACCATCTCAAGAGGTGTGGTTGGTTTCTTCGTGTGCGAAATGTACTGGCTCTTGCATGGAATGCAAAACAGAGGAGAGCAACTCAATATCACAATATTCCTGAGATGTTAATATTAATATGAACTATGGATGATTGCTGTGATACAAGTGAATTAAACAGTATGGACTACCTCGACTGACAGTGTGGCGTTGTTTGGTCGATCAGGTGCAGGCTGTTTTGGGGCTGGAGTTGTTAGAATGCCTCTATTGGAGACGTGGGGCACTGCTCTACATGTACTGCCACACCCTTCATCAACGGAAGCAATGGATCAAGGAAAACAAGGAGACGTTCCTGAAGGTACCGTATGGTCAGAATGACAGAAGAGtacataaatatacattacCTCAGTGGCCAGGTGCCATTTATGTACTCGTAGTTGTCTGtgtctaaatgtgtttattGGGAGGAAGGCCTTCACAGGGTTCCCCCCGATATTGACTGAGCCCTgctgtgaatagcaaaaatctacAATTGGTGCTCcctcaaaaaagcaaaatttttaTAGTAGACATGGCTGTGGCCTTagcacaaaacagcaaaaagtCTTTTCTCCATCTATCGATATGGCTATCTTTCTTGCTTACTTTCTTTGTATCTTTCAAGTTACCCAAGTCCCAACACTGTTTATAGCATAGACATATAAAGATCTATACAAAGTGAAAAAGCGCAGGCatatttaaaaaggtttgtggAGGGAAAACaactatcattaaaataaattgcaataatTGCAAGAGTAATGATTTAGccatgttctgtttgggactatGATTTAAATAGGAAAATTGTCGTGTTTTGCTAGTAAATACCttgcaaaatagtgtgaataatcataaacaCTACTTTTATATGGAGTTGGTACTTATGCAATCATTTTTAAGTGTATGTCTATCATATGGTTGTAATGCTAAAAATGTAGTGTTTATCCCAGGGGAAAAGGGTTAGAAGCCCTGACTATAAGAGCTGGCTGCTCACCCATCTCTtcgaacaaatgatcaaatataagtaacgcttttttgttttgtttttaattaattgacgTGTTTTGTCTTCCAatgcttgttgcagacaaactgtTTATTCACagtcaaatattttgcaaatatcattGTCACTGTCAATCTTCATACGAAACTATGGTttgccatggtcatgctgtacctcctcaaaaaaaGGGTGTAAGCATATCATAtgctggtgcgaccaactgaaaaagttggtcgggccagtgctactagtgcaaaCGTTAGTGTTGCCCTGCtgttggcaatatagtgtatttctGCGTAATGCTGCAATAGCGGGTAATAAAGGTTTGATATTCACAACTTTGTGTGTAAGTTACCGATGCAGGATGGGGGGAGTTGAAGTCGAACGCAGCTCGCTTGTCCCTATGCCTCATGTGACTCCGATGTGttcatgcagtgtattcaagaAGGAGTGCGCTACCTAATGCGGATGCTGCAGGTGAG contains:
- the rimoc1 gene encoding RAB7A-interacting MON1-CCZ1 complex subunit 1, with protein sequence MADDYRRQGLDLERRIFEFDAKCSALKAEKQDDDYLQNASVILDKLKSYYRQGGESSSLSKLLQDYTQVILDITFYEENKLVDQEFPEDCSPFKIQQLLQDLTEPEVLVGRLAPSQEVQAVLGLELLECLYWRRGALLYMYCHTLHQRKQWIKENKETFLKCIQEGVRYLMRMLQVRNSVKLNDGVVLHDTATAGFLSEGIFSDTHLLTMMYIGEMCFWAVKYEDYSGDTVDCKEDRLQFRDIGTQILNKYVLACEGPLQGQGWNTENAKEILSVLQ